From the genome of Streptomyces sp. NBC_01116, one region includes:
- a CDS encoding spermidine/putrescine ABC transporter substrate-binding protein, whose amino-acid sequence MSRRSLLRALGAGAAGATLAGCGVPAAYVEPGDRAGRDSSATDHSLHFANWPLYIDTDDDNESKRPTLEAFSKRTGISVTYTEEINDNDEFFGKISPALMNHQQTGRDLIVISDWMAARFVRLGWVQEMDRAKQPNVAKYLDPQLRTPAFDEGRRHSVPWQSGITGIAYNRKKLGREIRSTGDLWADDLRGRVTLLSGLDESFALLMQGNGVDITRWTADDFHEICEQTQKRVRSKHIRRFTGNDYIKDLATGDVLACQAYSGDVIQLQADNPDIEFVVPEEGAELWAESLMIPNLARHKRNAERLIDHYYDPEVAAELAAWVNYVCPVPAARDVLASSKDEETAALAEDPLIFPDDAMRKRLAIARDITSEERMDFAKKWNSIVGL is encoded by the coding sequence ATGTCCCGCCGTTCCCTGCTGCGCGCCCTCGGGGCGGGAGCGGCCGGCGCCACCCTGGCCGGCTGCGGGGTGCCCGCGGCCTACGTCGAGCCCGGGGACCGGGCCGGACGCGACAGCTCCGCCACCGACCACTCCCTGCACTTCGCCAACTGGCCGCTCTACATCGACACCGACGACGACAACGAGTCGAAGCGGCCCACCCTGGAAGCCTTCTCGAAACGGACCGGGATCTCCGTCACGTACACCGAGGAGATCAACGACAACGACGAGTTCTTCGGGAAGATCAGTCCCGCGCTGATGAACCACCAGCAGACCGGCCGGGACCTCATCGTCATCAGCGACTGGATGGCCGCCCGCTTCGTCCGGCTCGGCTGGGTCCAGGAGATGGACCGCGCGAAACAGCCCAACGTCGCCAAGTACCTCGACCCCCAACTGCGCACCCCCGCCTTCGACGAGGGGCGCCGCCACAGCGTCCCCTGGCAGTCCGGGATCACCGGCATCGCCTACAACCGCAAGAAACTGGGCCGCGAGATCCGGTCCACGGGCGACCTGTGGGCCGACGACCTCCGGGGCCGGGTCACCCTGCTCTCCGGGCTCGACGAGTCGTTCGCACTGCTGATGCAGGGCAACGGCGTCGACATCACCCGATGGACGGCCGACGACTTCCACGAGATCTGCGAGCAGACACAGAAGCGGGTCCGCTCGAAGCACATCCGCCGCTTCACCGGCAACGACTACATCAAGGACCTCGCCACCGGCGACGTGCTCGCCTGCCAGGCGTACTCCGGAGACGTCATCCAACTCCAGGCCGACAACCCCGACATCGAGTTCGTCGTCCCCGAGGAGGGCGCCGAACTGTGGGCGGAGTCCCTGATGATCCCCAACCTCGCCCGCCACAAGCGCAACGCCGAGCGGCTGATCGACCACTACTACGACCCCGAGGTCGCCGCCGAACTCGCCGCCTGGGTCAACTACGTCTGCCCCGTGCCCGCCGCCCGGGACGTCCTGGCCTCCTCGAAGGACGAGGAGACGGCCGCGCTCGCCGAGGATCCGCTGATCTTCCCCGACGACGCGATGCGGAAGAGGCTCGCCATCGCCCGCGACATCACCTCCGAGGAACGGATGGACTTCGCCAAGAAGTGGAACTCCATCGTCGGCTTGTGA
- a CDS encoding SAM-dependent methyltransferase has protein sequence MDPRPQAATARIRSDVAHNARVWNYWLGGKDNYPVDRAVGDRVTGMYPSIGEVAREDRAFLGRAVRHLAGDVGVDQFLDIGTGLPTGNNTHEIAQHTAPHARIVYVDNDPIVLAHARALLTSSLEGATEYVDADAHRPEQILQAAEPTLDLGRPVAVMMLGILNFVLDTDEARSIVRTLMAAVPSGSHLVLTHPTLELGGEGNEAAMRFWNENATPPITARGREEFAGFLDGLEILEPGIVSCSRWRTNPREPEVAQFGVVARKP, from the coding sequence ACCGCCCGGATACGTTCCGACGTCGCGCACAACGCCCGTGTGTGGAACTACTGGCTGGGCGGCAAGGACAACTACCCGGTGGACCGGGCGGTGGGCGACCGGGTCACCGGGATGTACCCCAGCATCGGTGAAGTGGCGCGCGAGGACCGGGCGTTCCTGGGCCGGGCGGTGCGTCATCTGGCCGGCGACGTGGGCGTCGACCAGTTCCTCGACATCGGCACCGGGCTGCCGACCGGGAACAACACCCACGAGATCGCCCAGCACACCGCGCCGCACGCGCGCATCGTGTACGTGGACAACGATCCGATCGTGCTGGCCCACGCCCGCGCCCTGCTGACCAGTTCGCTGGAGGGCGCGACGGAGTACGTCGACGCGGACGCGCACCGCCCGGAGCAGATCCTGCAGGCCGCCGAGCCCACCCTGGACCTGGGGCGGCCGGTCGCGGTGATGATGCTCGGCATCCTGAACTTCGTGCTGGACACGGACGAGGCGCGGTCCATCGTGCGGACGCTGATGGCGGCCGTGCCGTCGGGCAGCCACCTGGTGCTGACCCACCCGACGCTGGAGCTGGGCGGCGAGGGCAACGAGGCGGCGATGCGCTTCTGGAACGAGAACGCCACACCGCCCATCACCGCGCGCGGCAGGGAGGAGTTCGCCGGTTTCCTGGACGGTCTGGAGATCCTGGAGCCGGGGATCGTCTCCTGCTCCCGCTGGCGTACGAACCCGCGGGAGCCGGAGGTCGCCCAGTTCGGCGTGGTGGCCAGGAAGCCCTGA
- a CDS encoding Lrp/AsnC family transcriptional regulator, translating to MASRSADSRTGNGSPSAVDAVSLAIIEQLQEDGRRPYAAIGKAVGLSEAAVRQRVQKLLDQGVMQIVAVTDPLTVGFRRQAMVGINVEGDLDPVAEALSAMAECEYVVMTAGSFDLMVEIVCEDDDHLLEMINKRIRTLPGVRSTESFVYLKLKKQTYMWGTR from the coding sequence GTGGCCAGTCGCAGCGCAGACTCCAGGACAGGGAACGGATCACCGTCGGCGGTCGATGCCGTCTCCCTCGCAATCATCGAGCAGCTCCAGGAGGACGGACGGCGTCCGTACGCCGCGATCGGCAAGGCCGTCGGCCTCTCCGAAGCGGCTGTGCGCCAGCGCGTCCAGAAGCTGCTCGACCAGGGCGTGATGCAGATCGTCGCCGTCACGGACCCGCTCACCGTGGGATTCCGGCGCCAGGCGATGGTCGGCATCAATGTCGAGGGCGACCTCGATCCGGTGGCCGAAGCCCTGTCGGCCATGGCCGAGTGCGAGTACGTGGTCATGACCGCGGGCTCCTTCGACCTGATGGTGGAGATCGTCTGCGAGGACGACGACCACCTGCTGGAGATGATCAACAAACGCATCCGGACCCTTCCCGGAGTGCGCTCCACCGAGAGCTTTGTTTACCTCAAGCTCAAGAAGCAGACCTACATGTGGGGAACCCGATAG
- a CDS encoding gamma-aminobutyraldehyde dehydrogenase: protein MTTEVRRLRNYINGEFRDAADGRTIDVVSPVTEEVYATSPLSGQADVDAAMEAAAAAFPAWRDTTPAERQKALLRIADAFEERAEDLIAAESENTGKPIGLTRSEEIPPMVDQIRFFAGAARLLEGRSAGEYMEGLTSIVRREPVGVCAQVAPWNYPMMMAVWKFAPALAAGNTVVIKPSDTTPASTVLMAEIIGQILPKGVFNVLCGDRDTGRAMVEHPTPAMASITGSVRAGMQVAESAAKDVKRVHLELGGKAPVVVFDDADIARTVAGVSEAGFFNAGQDCTAATRVLVHESIHDEFVTALAKAAADTKTGQPDDEDVAYGPLNNANQLKQVSGFIERLPAHAKVEAGGHRVGDKGYFYAPTVVSGLKQDDEIIQNEVFGPVITVQSFTDEKQAVAYANGVDYALASSVWTTNHSRAMRMSKNLDFGCVWINTHIPLAAEMPHGGFKKSGYGKDLSAYGFEDYTRIKHVMTSIED from the coding sequence GTGACCACCGAGGTGCGCCGTCTGCGCAACTACATCAACGGAGAGTTCCGGGACGCCGCGGACGGGCGGACCATCGATGTGGTCAGCCCGGTGACGGAAGAGGTCTACGCAACCTCGCCGCTCTCCGGTCAGGCCGACGTCGATGCCGCCATGGAGGCCGCAGCGGCGGCCTTTCCCGCTTGGCGCGACACCACGCCCGCCGAACGCCAGAAGGCCCTGCTGAGGATCGCGGACGCGTTCGAGGAGCGGGCCGAGGACCTGATCGCCGCCGAGTCGGAGAACACCGGCAAGCCGATCGGCCTGACCCGCAGCGAAGAGATCCCGCCGATGGTGGACCAGATCCGCTTCTTCGCCGGGGCCGCGCGACTCCTCGAAGGCCGCTCGGCCGGCGAGTACATGGAGGGTCTGACCTCCATCGTCCGCCGCGAGCCGGTCGGCGTCTGCGCCCAGGTCGCGCCGTGGAACTACCCGATGATGATGGCCGTCTGGAAGTTCGCCCCGGCGCTCGCCGCGGGCAACACGGTCGTCATCAAGCCGTCCGACACCACCCCGGCGTCGACCGTGCTGATGGCCGAGATCATCGGGCAGATCCTGCCCAAGGGCGTCTTCAACGTCCTGTGCGGCGACCGGGACACCGGCCGCGCCATGGTCGAGCACCCGACCCCGGCGATGGCCTCCATCACCGGTTCCGTACGGGCGGGCATGCAGGTCGCCGAGTCCGCGGCCAAGGACGTCAAGCGCGTCCACCTGGAGCTCGGCGGCAAGGCGCCCGTCGTGGTCTTCGACGACGCCGACATCGCCAGGACCGTCGCGGGCGTCTCCGAGGCGGGCTTCTTCAACGCGGGCCAGGACTGTACGGCCGCCACCCGCGTCCTGGTCCACGAGTCGATCCACGACGAGTTCGTCACCGCGCTCGCCAAGGCCGCCGCCGACACGAAGACCGGGCAGCCGGACGACGAAGACGTGGCGTACGGCCCGCTCAACAACGCCAACCAGCTGAAGCAGGTCAGCGGCTTCATCGAGCGGCTGCCCGCCCACGCCAAGGTCGAGGCGGGCGGCCACCGGGTCGGCGACAAGGGCTACTTCTACGCCCCGACCGTCGTCTCCGGCCTGAAGCAGGACGACGAGATCATCCAGAACGAGGTCTTCGGACCCGTCATCACGGTCCAGTCCTTCACCGACGAGAAGCAGGCCGTCGCGTACGCCAACGGCGTCGACTACGCGCTCGCCTCCTCGGTCTGGACGACGAACCACTCCCGCGCCATGCGCATGTCCAAGAACCTCGACTTCGGCTGCGTGTGGATCAACACCCACATCCCGCTGGCCGCCGAGATGCCGCACGGCGGGTTCAAGAAGTCCGGCTACGGCAAGGACCTCTCCGCGTACGGCTTCGAGGACTACACCCGCATCAAGCACGTCATGACGTCCATCGAGGACTGA
- a CDS encoding ABC transporter ATP-binding protein — translation MVAPPDNDVIWARSLHHSHNGSPGLGGVSIGVRDAEILAVTGPRGSGKTTLLHCLSGRLVPQEGEVWFNSVPVHTMAPRVREQLRRERFGWIASDPELVPELTVWENAALPLLLRGVPHRAARKAAGEWLERLDIAAFAKKRPHALLQAQRQRISVARALCGAPTVIFADEPTATLHRADRTQVLRTLTTAARSHGITVVLATHDAEVAALADRTVPLLDGRCVATATLPAKPEAEGRAACSLSV, via the coding sequence ATGGTGGCCCCGCCGGACAACGACGTGATCTGGGCGCGTTCCCTGCACCACTCCCACAACGGATCGCCCGGTCTCGGCGGTGTCTCCATCGGCGTCCGGGACGCCGAGATCCTCGCCGTGACCGGCCCGCGCGGCAGCGGGAAGACGACGCTGCTGCACTGCCTCTCGGGCCGGCTTGTGCCCCAGGAGGGGGAGGTCTGGTTCAACAGCGTCCCCGTCCACACCATGGCCCCCCGGGTCCGCGAACAGCTGCGCCGCGAGCGCTTCGGCTGGATCGCCTCCGATCCGGAGCTGGTCCCGGAGCTGACCGTCTGGGAGAACGCCGCGCTGCCCCTGCTGCTGCGCGGCGTCCCGCACCGGGCCGCCAGGAAGGCGGCCGGGGAGTGGCTGGAGCGCCTGGACATCGCCGCCTTCGCCAAGAAGCGGCCGCACGCGCTCCTCCAGGCGCAGCGCCAGCGGATCTCCGTGGCCCGCGCCCTCTGCGGCGCACCGACCGTGATCTTCGCCGACGAGCCCACCGCGACCCTGCACCGCGCGGACCGCACCCAGGTGCTGCGCACCCTGACCACGGCGGCCCGCTCGCACGGCATCACCGTCGTGCTGGCCACGCACGACGCCGAGGTCGCGGCCCTCGCCGACCGGACCGTCCCGCTGCTGGACGGCCGCTGCGTCGCCACCGCCACCCTGCCCGCGAAACCGGAAGCGGAGGGCCGCGCGGCGTGCTCGCTCTCCGTCTAG
- a CDS encoding aspartate aminotransferase family protein, translating to MGNPIAVSKDLSRTAYDHLWMHFTRMSDYENAPVPTIVRGEGTYIFDDKGKRYLDGLSGLFVVNAGHGRHELAETAYKQGQELAFFPVWSYAHPKAVELAERLADYAPGDLNKVFFTTGGGEAVETAWKLAKQYFKLKGQPTKYKVISRAVAYHGTPQGALSITGLPALKAPFEPLVPGAHKVPNTNIYRAPLFGDDPVAFGRWAADQIEQEILFEGPETVAAVFLEPVQNAGGCFPPPPGYFQRVREICDKYDVLLVSDEVICAFGRLGTIFACDKFGYVPDMITCAKGMTSGYSPIGACIVSDRIAEPFYEGGNTFLHGYTFGGHPVSAAVGLANLDIFERENLTQHVLDNENAFLTTLQKLHDLPIVGDVRGNGYFYGIELVKDKATKETFTDEETERVLYGFLSKALYENGLYCRADDRGDPVIQLAPPLISDQSTFDEIEGILRAVLTEAWTKL from the coding sequence GTGGGGAACCCGATAGCCGTGAGCAAGGACCTCAGCCGAACCGCGTACGACCACCTGTGGATGCACTTCACCCGCATGTCGGACTACGAGAACGCGCCCGTTCCCACCATCGTGCGTGGCGAGGGAACGTACATCTTCGACGACAAGGGCAAGCGCTACCTGGACGGTCTCTCCGGCCTGTTCGTGGTCAACGCAGGTCACGGTCGTCACGAGCTCGCCGAGACGGCGTACAAGCAGGGCCAGGAGCTCGCCTTCTTCCCGGTGTGGTCCTACGCCCACCCGAAGGCCGTCGAGCTGGCCGAGCGTCTCGCCGACTACGCCCCGGGCGACCTCAACAAGGTCTTCTTCACCACCGGTGGCGGCGAGGCCGTCGAGACCGCCTGGAAGCTGGCCAAGCAGTACTTCAAGCTCAAGGGCCAGCCGACCAAGTACAAGGTCATCTCGCGTGCCGTCGCCTACCACGGCACCCCGCAGGGCGCGCTGTCCATCACCGGCCTGCCGGCCCTGAAGGCCCCCTTCGAGCCGCTGGTCCCCGGCGCGCACAAGGTGCCGAACACCAACATCTACCGCGCCCCGCTCTTCGGCGACGACCCGGTCGCCTTCGGCCGCTGGGCCGCCGACCAGATCGAGCAGGAGATCCTCTTCGAGGGCCCCGAGACCGTCGCGGCCGTCTTCCTGGAGCCCGTGCAGAACGCGGGCGGCTGTTTCCCGCCGCCGCCCGGCTACTTCCAGCGGGTCCGCGAGATCTGCGACAAGTACGACGTGCTGCTCGTCTCCGACGAGGTCATCTGCGCCTTCGGCCGGCTCGGCACCATCTTCGCCTGCGACAAGTTCGGCTACGTGCCGGACATGATCACCTGCGCGAAGGGCATGACCTCGGGCTACTCCCCGATCGGCGCCTGCATCGTCTCGGACCGGATCGCGGAGCCGTTCTACGAGGGCGGCAACACCTTCCTGCACGGCTACACCTTCGGCGGCCACCCGGTCTCGGCCGCGGTGGGCCTCGCCAACCTCGACATCTTCGAGCGCGAGAACCTCACCCAGCACGTCCTGGACAACGAGAACGCGTTCCTGACGACGCTGCAGAAGCTGCACGACCTGCCGATCGTCGGCGACGTCCGGGGCAACGGGTACTTCTACGGCATCGAGCTGGTGAAGGACAAGGCCACCAAGGAGACCTTCACCGACGAGGAGACCGAGCGCGTCCTCTACGGCTTCCTCTCCAAGGCGCTGTACGAGAACGGCCTGTACTGCCGGGCCGACGACCGCGGCGACCCGGTCATCCAGCTCGCCCCGCCGCTGATCTCCGACCAGTCGACGTTCGACGAGATCGAGGGCATCCTGCGGGCCGTGCTCACGGAGGCCTGGACGAAGCTCTGA